The Oceanicaulis alexandrii DSM 11625 DNA segment TTTCAGAAGGGCGTTGCGCTGGGTCTTGCTCAGCTTCTTGGACAAGAGGTGCTGCGCGGCCTCGATCGCCAGATCGGCGGCCAGGGCTTTGACTTCCTTGGCGGCCTGAGCCTCGGCCTGAGCAATGCGCTGTTCCGCCATGGCGGTGCGACGCTCGACGCGCTGGGCGATTTCGCTCTTGGCGTTCTCGCGCAGATATTCAGCTTCCGCCTTGGCCTGCTTGATGATCGCTTCAGCTTCAGCCGCGGCTTCAGTCTGCTTGCGCTCATAGGTGGCCATCAGCTCCTGCGCTTCTTCGCGCAGGCGGCGGGCTTCATCGAGTTCCTTGCGGATCAGGTCCGCGCGGTCATCGAGCGCCTTGCCGATCATTTTCGGCGCGCCCACAAAGATGATCACGACGAAGAACAGGATCAGGCCGACAAAGGCCCAGAAGCTGGTGTCAGACAGGAGGTAGTTCATGACTTACTCCTTCACCGCTGCGACGGCTTTGGCGGCGTCATCATCAGACACCTCAAGACCGGCCAGGTGCTCGACGGCGACCAGGGCGGCGCCAGCCGCAATGGAGCGCACTTCGCCAAGAGCCGCGTCGCGAGAGGCGCGAATGCGGGTCTCTGACTCGTCCAGCTTGGCGTCCAGCTCGGCGTCCGCCTTGCGGATGGCGTCAGCCACTTCAGCGTCCGCTGAGGCTTTCGCTTCTGCAGCCACCGAATGCGCCTTGGCGCGGGCGTCCGCCAGGGATTTCTCGTAGGCGCGAACGGTCTCGTCAGCCTGCGCTTTCAGTTGCGCGGCGGTGTCGAGATCGTCAGCGATGCGATCGCGGCGTTCTTCAATGGCCCCGCCGATACGGGGCAGGACAAAGCGGCTCAGCAGGACGTACAGGACGAAAAAGCTGATCGCCAGCCAGAACAGCTGCGATGCGAAATAGGTCGGGTCGAAGGGCGGGAACGCGGCTTCCGCTGCGTGTCCGGCGCCTTCGGCGTATTCAGATTGGGACTCCGGCGCCAGCACGGCGGCCTCCCTTGCGCAAAGGCTAAACTAGCCCGAGCTTACCGTAAGCTCGTAGCCTGTAAAACGCTCCAAGCCGGAATGACGCAACGACGGATCGTGCGCCTTCCGGCCGGAACGAGGACTGCTTGGTCGGTGGTCTTAGACCACGAACAGCAGCAGCAGCGCGATGAGCAGCGAGAAGATGCCCAGCGCTTCAGTCACGGCGAAGCCGAAGATCAGGTTGCCGAACTGGCCCTGAGCTGCGGACGGGTTGCGCAGGGCGCCAGCCAGGAAGCTGGAGAAGATGTTGCCCACGCCCAGAGCGGCGCCCAGCATGCCGAAGGTGGCCAGGCCAGCGCCAATGTATTTCGCGGCTTCCGCTTCCATGTTGATACTCCTCGTAGGTGGTCGGTGCGGATGGATAGGTAAGGTCTTGTCGAACGCCCTAGTGACCAGGGTGCAATGCGTCCGAAAGGTAGATGCAGGTCAGAACGGCGAACACGTAGGCCTGGAGGAACGCCACCAGGAATTCCAACGCGGTCAACGCCACGACCATGATCAGCGGAGCGACAGCGCCAAGAATGCCCAGCGCACCCACAGATCCCAGCATGATGATAAAGCCGGCGAACACTTTCAGAAGAATGTGTCCCGCCAGCATGTTGGCGAACAGACGAACCCCCAAGGTCACCGGACGTGACAGGAACGAGATGATCTCGATCGGGGTCAGAAGAATGTAAAGCGGCCACGGCACGCCGGACGGGAAGAACAGCGAGAAGAATTTCAGGCCGTGCTTGTAGACGCCATAGCCGATCACGATCGCCATCACCACAAGCGCCAGCGCGAAGGTGACGATGATGTGGGAGGTGAAGGTGAAGCCGTGGAAACCCGGAGCCGGGAAATACGGCAGCATGCCCAGCATGTT contains these protein-coding regions:
- a CDS encoding F0F1 ATP synthase subunit B family protein — protein: MLAPESQSEYAEGAGHAAEAAFPPFDPTYFASQLFWLAISFFVLYVLLSRFVLPRIGGAIEERRDRIADDLDTAAQLKAQADETVRAYEKSLADARAKAHSVAAEAKASADAEVADAIRKADAELDAKLDESETRIRASRDAALGEVRSIAAGAALVAVEHLAGLEVSDDDAAKAVAAVKE
- a CDS encoding F0F1 ATP synthase subunit C; amino-acid sequence: MEAEAAKYIGAGLATFGMLGAALGVGNIFSSFLAGALRNPSAAQGQFGNLIFGFAVTEALGIFSLLIALLLLFVV
- a CDS encoding F0F1 ATP synthase subunit A yields the protein MADATNPIKQFEIHSIADFSIGGWNLSFTNSSYFMVVSVVMVAGLLSLAMSKRALVPGRSQSVAELLYEFVAGMIRSTAGDAGLKFFPFVFTLFAFILMGNMLGMLPYFPAPGFHGFTFTSHIIVTFALALVVMAIVIGYGVYKHGLKFFSLFFPSGVPWPLYILLTPIEIISFLSRPVTLGVRLFANMLAGHILLKVFAGFIIMLGSVGALGILGAVAPLIMVVALTALEFLVAFLQAYVFAVLTCIYLSDALHPGH
- a CDS encoding F0F1 ATP synthase subunit B family protein, with amino-acid sequence MNYLLSDTSFWAFVGLILFFVVIIFVGAPKMIGKALDDRADLIRKELDEARRLREEAQELMATYERKQTEAAAEAEAIIKQAKAEAEYLRENAKSEIAQRVERRTAMAEQRIAQAEAQAAKEVKALAADLAIEAAQHLLSKKLSKTQRNALLKADTAALKDQLN